In Paludibaculum fermentans, the genomic stretch CTCCTGGAAGAACATTTCGACGAGATCGCCCGGATCGTGACCGTCGAGAACGGCAAGACCCTGGCGGAGGCTCGCGGGGAATTGCGGCGCGGTGTGGAGAACGTTGAAGTGGCCTGCGGGATCCCGATCCTGATGCAGGGCTACAACCTGGAAGACGTCGCTCGCGGCATTGATGAACTGATGTTCCGGCAACCGCTGGGCGTCGTGGCCGCCATCACACCTTTCAATTTCCCGGCGATGATCCCGCTGTGGTTCCTGCCGTATGCGATCGCCTGCGGCAACACTTTCATCCTGAAACCCGCCGATCGCGTGCCGTTGTCGATGATCCGAATCATGGAGCTGCTGCATGAGACGGGACTGCCGGCGGGTGTGGTCAATCTGGTGAACGGAGGCAAGGCGGCCGTCGATGCGCTGTTGGACCATCCACAGGTTCCGGCGATCAGTTTCGTCGGATCCACGCCGGTGGCTCGCTATATCTACGCCCGGGCGTCGGCCAACGGCAAGCGAGTGCAGTGCCAGGGCGGCGCGAAGAATCACGTGGTGGTCCTGCCCGATGCCGAGCCGGAGACGACGACGCAGATCATCGCCGACAGCGCCTATGGCTGTGCCGGGCAGCGCTGCCTGGCCGTCTCAGTGGCGGTGACGGTGGGTGATGCGCAGCAGTGGTTCCGGGACTCGATTACGCACACTGCCGCGGCGATGAAAATCGGGGACGGACTGGCGCAGGGTGTGCAGATGGGTCCTGTGATTTCGCAGGCCAGCCGCCAACGGATTGAAGGGCTCATCACGGCCGGAACGCAGCAGGGCGCCAAGGCGGCTGTCGATGGACGCGATGCCGTGGCCGCGGGGCTGGAGAGCGGCAGTTTCGTGGGTCCGACGGTCCTGGACGGGGTCCCGGCGGGCAGTGAGTTGGCCGAGACTGAAATCTTCGGACCGGTGTTGAGCCTGATTCACGCCAGCGACGTGGACGAAGCGATGGCGATTATCGCGAAGAACTCTTACGGGAATGCGTCGTCGATCTTCACCTCAAGCGGAGCCGCGGCACGCAAGTTCCGGAATCAGATTCCGACCGGCAATGTCGGGGTGAACATCGGCGTGGCCGCTCCAATGGCCTATTTCCCGTTCAGCGGCTGGAAGGGCAGCTTCCTGGGTGTACTGCATGCACAGGGCCGCGATGCGGTGGAGTTCTACACGGACAAGAAAGTCGTCATCGAGCGCTGGCCCAGGGAGTGGAGCAGAAAGTTCTAGAGGTAAGTCGTCGTGGCAATCCTAAAAGTTGGCAATGCGCCCTGTTCCTGGGGCACGCTTGAATTCGAATCGGCCAAAGGCGAGCAGATCGGCTACAGCCGGATGTTGGATGAGCTGGCGGCTACGGGCTATACGGGCACCGAATTGGGTGACTGGGGCTACATGCCGACAGATCCGCCGGTGCTCTCGGCCGAACTGGGCCGGCGGGGCCTGGTGATGCTGGGCGCGTTTGTCCCGGTCGCCATGAAGAACCGGGCAGCGCACAAGCCCGGTGTCGCAGCGGCGGTCAAGACAGCGAAGCTGCTGGCGGCGGTGGGCACGGATCCGAAGCCATTCCTGGTGCTGGCGGACGACAACGGGTCAGTGCCGGAGCGGACTTTGAATGCCGGCCGCGTCACACCCGGGATGGGCCTGTCCGACGAAGAGTGGGCCATCTTTGCGGAAGGCGCGAATCTGGTGGCGCGCACGGTGCTGGCCGAGACCGGCCTGCGGACCGTCTTTCATCATCACTGCGCGGGCTATATCGAGACTCCACACGAGATCGGACGGTTCCTCGACCTGACGGATCCGGAGGCGATCGGCCTGGTGTTCGACACCGGCCATTACGCTTA encodes the following:
- a CDS encoding CoA-acylating methylmalonate-semialdehyde dehydrogenase, translating into MANKEILNYIGGAWQRPVSGAGLPVINPATGETIAVSPEGSQADVEAAVQAAAAAFPEWRAVPPAERIQYLFKFKQLLEEHFDEIARIVTVENGKTLAEARGELRRGVENVEVACGIPILMQGYNLEDVARGIDELMFRQPLGVVAAITPFNFPAMIPLWFLPYAIACGNTFILKPADRVPLSMIRIMELLHETGLPAGVVNLVNGGKAAVDALLDHPQVPAISFVGSTPVARYIYARASANGKRVQCQGGAKNHVVVLPDAEPETTTQIIADSAYGCAGQRCLAVSVAVTVGDAQQWFRDSITHTAAAMKIGDGLAQGVQMGPVISQASRQRIEGLITAGTQQGAKAAVDGRDAVAAGLESGSFVGPTVLDGVPAGSELAETEIFGPVLSLIHASDVDEAMAIIAKNSYGNASSIFTSSGAAARKFRNQIPTGNVGVNIGVAAPMAYFPFSGWKGSFLGVLHAQGRDAVEFYTDKKVVIERWPREWSRKF
- a CDS encoding TIM barrel protein; this encodes MAILKVGNAPCSWGTLEFESAKGEQIGYSRMLDELAATGYTGTELGDWGYMPTDPPVLSAELGRRGLVMLGAFVPVAMKNRAAHKPGVAAAVKTAKLLAAVGTDPKPFLVLADDNGSVPERTLNAGRVTPGMGLSDEEWAIFAEGANLVARTVLAETGLRTVFHHHCAGYIETPHEIGRFLDLTDPEAIGLVFDTGHYAYGAGSADVVAGLQRFKDRIWYVHFKDCQPDVAAQARVEGWDYFQALRYGVFCELGKGCVDFPAALRWMKHTGYDGYTLVEQDVLPGMGAPAESARRNREYLHSIESNFA